From Glycine max cultivar Williams 82 chromosome 11, Glycine_max_v4.0, whole genome shotgun sequence, the proteins below share one genomic window:
- the LOC112998404 gene encoding L-ascorbate peroxidase 5, peroxisomal-like, translating into MVEPIVVDEEYRKEIEMARRELGVFITNNKCAPLMLQFAWNDAATYDAKSRRGGPNGSIRLRIGQELKHEANKGLEKAVQYCEIVKTKLKLKKVSYANLYQLVVLLQ; encoded by the exons ATGGTGGAACCTATTGTAGTTGACGAGGAGTATCGCAAGGAAATAGAAATGGCTCGACGAGAACTTGGCGTTTTCATCACCAACAATAAATGCGCCCCTCTCATGCTTCAATTTGC GTGGAATGATGCTGCAACTTACGATGCCAAGAGCAGAAGAGGAGGCCCCAACGGTTCTATCAGATTAAGGATTGGACAAGAGTTGAAACACGAAGCAAACAAGGGATTGGAAAAAGCAGTTCAATACTGTG AAATAGTGAAGACCAAACTTAAGCTTAAAAAAGTTTCATACGCGAACCTTTACCAG CTTGTGGTGCTGTTGCAGTAG
- the LOC112998405 gene encoding probable L-ascorbate peroxidase 4, peroxisomal, which translates to MDIIENIYIWGCDSNESPRTEGRFIDGEEDARNLRKIFSRMGLSDEQDIVALCGGHTLIRTMYPKGETHKDRSKFEEGKSTNKPLKFDNSYFKELLIKDASFSRLPMDYALVEDPKFHHYVERYAKDEEIFFKEYAISHKKLSELGFNLNNLDQPKGPYAKLNQHKGLIGIGIASVVVTVILGYLLKRKKNQLKN; encoded by the exons ATGGATatcattgaaaatatttatatatgggGTTGT gaTTCAAATGAGTCTCCACGAACTGAAGGGCGCTTTATAGATGGTGAAGAAG ATGCCAGgaatttaagaaaaatcttCTCTCGTATGGGTCTGAGTGACGAGCAAGACATTGTGGCTCTATGTGGTGGCCACACTTTGATAAGAACGATGTATCCAAAA GGTGAGACACATAAAGATCGCTCTAAGTTTGAAGAAGGAAAATCGACAAATAAACCTTTGAAGTTTGATAACTCCTATTTTAA GGAACTATTGATTAAGGACGCATCCTTTTCGAGGCTTCCTATGGACTACGCTTTAGTAGAGGATCCAAAGTTCCATCACTATGTTGAACGGTATGCAA AGGATgaggaaatttttttcaaagaatatgcAATCTCACATAAGAAACTCTCTGAGCTAGGCTTCAATCTCAATAATCTAGATCAGCCCAAGGGACCATATGCGAAGCTAAATCAGCACAAAGGACTCATAGGAATAGGTATAGCATCAGTTGTGGTGACCGTCATATTAGGTTATTTACTGAAGAGGAAGAAAAACCAATTGAAAAATTGA
- the LOC100500650 gene encoding uncharacterized protein LOC100500650, with protein sequence MASVYSCTECGSNLNLNSAHAYPPDFYFEAGNKGSVSFSAVDPTKFKFEKEDKLRPFFETVNYWGIQRKRTKIKCNTCDCLLGYVYDDGPPLTNSPGQFHMGPSQVIPRAPRYRFKTKTLRITST encoded by the coding sequence ATGGCCTCCGTGTACAGCTGTACGGAGTGCGGATCCAACCTGAATCTTAACTCCGCTCATGCCTACCCTCCAGACTTCTACTTCGAAGCCGGCAACAAGGGCTCCGTCTCCTTCTCCGCCGTGGACCCCACCAAGTTCAAGTTCGAGAAGGAGGACAAGCTTCGCCCCTTCTTCGAAACCGTCAACTACTGGGGAATCCAGAGGAAGAGGACCAAGATCAAGTGCAACACCTGTGACTGTCTCCTTGGCTACGTCTATGACGATGGTCCACCTCTTACCAATAGTCCCGGTCAATTTCACATGGGTCCTAGCCAAGTTATCCCCAGAGCGCCAAGATATAGGTTCAAGACCAAAACCCTCAGAATCACTTCAACTTAA
- the LOC121173021 gene encoding NAD(P)H-quinone oxidoreductase subunit 5, chloroplastic-like, which translates to MVAVGIFLVARLLPLFIVLIAIMNEVAFIGIIRIVLGATLAIAQQDINKNLAYFTKSQLGYMMLALSMGSYRVVLFHLITHAYSKALLFLGSGSIIHSMEVFVRYSPAKSQNMILMGSLTKHVPITKTSFLVDMLSFCGIPPFACFWSKDEILSDN; encoded by the coding sequence ATGGTAGCCGTGGGAATTTTTCTTGTAGCTCGACTTCTTCCTCTTTTCATAGTTCTAATTGCAATAATGAACGAAGTAGCTTTTATAGGTATAATAAGAATAGTATTAGGAGCTACCTTAGCTATTGCTCAACAAGATATTAACAAAAATTTGGCTTATTTCACAAAGTCTCAATTGGGTTATATGATGTTAGCGCTCAGTATGGGATCTTATCGAgttgttttatttcatttgattaCTCATGCTTATTCAAAAGCATTGTTGTTTTTAGGATCCGGATCCATTATTCATTCAATGGAAGTTTTTGTCAGATATTCTCCAGCTAAAAGTCAAAATATGATTCTTATGGGCAGTTTAACAAAACATGTACCCATtacaaaaacttcttttttagtGGATATGCTTTCTTTTTGCGGTATTCCACCTTTTGCCTGTTTTTGGTCTAAGGATGAGATTCTTAGTGATAATTGA